TTGCAGGAGGATGCACGAATCCCGGTAAAGTCTCTGACAAAAAAAGTGTTTCTTTCTGCCCCTGCAATTTCTGCAAGAATTGAAAAATTGGAAAAGCAAGGGATCATAAAAGGATATCGAGCGGTTGTTGATCCCATTAAACTAGGCTATCATATCAAAGCCTATATTAATCTGGAAATGAGTCCTTCTCAGAAGCCGGAATTTTATCCTTTTATTAGTGCATGTCCAAATGTGCTGGAATGTGATTGTGTAACTGGGGATTACTCTATGCTGATTAAAGTAGCATATCCGAGCACCTCAGAGCTGGATACTTTTATTGGTCAGCTGCAAAAATTCGGTTCCACTTCTACACAGATCGTTTTTTCTACACCGGTGGAGTCTCGTGGCGTTCATCTCACATTAGAAAATGCTGATAAAAGTCATTCGTAAGTTTTTTCGGCGATAATCTGCATGTTAAGGCAGACAAAATCTTCGCCTTTACATACTGTCACATTCGTGTGACGGGAGCGGTTTATCTTATTTGGTTGGGGGAATAAGATAGGTGCGGGTGGCAGAAATGTCACAAAAAAGCGTCCATTCTGATTTAGAATGGACGCTTTTTTATATGCTTTTTATTTTAAGAAAATCGGGGAGAGCTTAATTCTGGGCAAATTCGGTCATATCGTTCAATGTCGCCAATGGAATGAGGATACTCTTTGGAGTGATCATAGGCGGGACCAATATTAGAGCCTTGCAGTAAATCTTTTTCTTCTGTTGCATAGCAGCCTGCATTGTCTGGTTTTAAAATAATCATTTTATTTTCCTCCTGCCGTTTGATCCATTTCATTTTAGAATGTCTTTATCTTATCAGATTCCAAATAAAAACGGAATAGCAGAGCGAAAATTCAAAAACTTTCAAATATTTTGTATCAGATGGCTTTTTAAATCAAAAAAGAGCAGCTCTTCTTTTTAAAAAAAGAAATAAACTGCTCTTTCAAAAAAATTAAGCTTTTCCAAATTCGCTGAGGGTAAGTCCTTTGTTGTGTTCATTTGCCCAGCGAATATTCCATTCACTGGAAAACAAAAGCAGATGATGTCCTTTTAGATCCTGAATCCTTCTGGTATCACTGGTGAGATCCAGCGTTTTAGGATCCAACTCATCATCGTCAATCCAACGAATATATTCATAGGGTAGATTTTCCATATAAATATCTACATTGTATTCGTTCTCCAGACGATATTCCAACACATCAAACTGCAAAACACCCACTACGCCGACGATGACTTCTTCCATGCTGCCGTTTAGTTCCTGGAAAACCTGAATAGCGCCTTCCTGCGCAATCTGAGAGATTCCTTTTACAAATTGTTTGCGCTTCATGGTGTCTTTAGGAGAAACTCTGGCAAAATGCTCCGGAGCAAAGGTTGGAATTCCACCGAAACGTAATTTTTTAGCGGATGTGCAGAGCGTGTCACCGATTGAAAAAACACCTGGGTCAAAAACACCAATAATATCGCCGGCATAGGCGTGATCGATCACTTCTCTTTGTTCTGCCATCAGCTGCTGGGGAGCCATCAGCTTCATCTTACGGTCTCCCTGTACATGATAAACTTCCATACCACGGTCAAATTCGCCGGAACAAATCCGCATAAACGCAATACGATCTCGGTGTGCCTTATTCATGTTTGCCTGAATTTTAAAGACAAAAGCGGAAAAATGGTCGTCCATGGGGTCTACAAGGCCAATATCGGCTTCTCGTGGAAGGGGCGGCGTCGTCATCTTTAAAAATTCCTGCAGAAAAGGTTCAACGCCGAAATTTGTCAGAGCGGAACCGAAGAACACAGGGGAAAGCTTTCCAGTCCGGACGTCATCCAGTGAAAATTCTTCGCCGGCACCATCCAGAAGTTCAACATCGTCCTGAAGTGTAGAAAGCAAACTTTCGCCTAAAAGATCTTTTAACCGGGAATCATTCAGGTCACTGGCTGATTCTGCTACCTGATGTGCGCCGTTTGCAGTTTCTTCTGCAGTAAAAGTTAAAATTTTTCGGCTTGCTCTGTCATAAACACCCTTAAACTCTTTTCCTGAGCCGATCGGCCAATTGACCGAATAAGTTTTAATCCCAAGCTCTTGTTCGATCTCGTCCATTAAATCATAAGGGCTGCGGGCATCTCGATCCATTTTATTGATAAAAGTAAAAATCGGAATATGACGTAGCGTACAGACCTTGAATAGCTTTCGGGTTTGCTTTTCAACGCCTTTGCCGGCGTCAATGACCATTACGGCGCTGTCGGCAGCCATCAGCGTACGGTAGGTATCCTCGGAAAAGTCCTGATGCCCCGGCGTATCCAAAATATTGATGCAGTAGTCGTGATATTCGAACTGCATTACAGAAGAGGTCACGGAAATTCCGCGCTGCTTTTCAATTTCCATCCAATCGGATACGGCGTGACGCATATGGCGTTTTCCTTTTACCATACCTGCCTGTTGAATCGCGCCTCCGTACAGAAGCAACTTTTCTGTCAGCGTTGTTTTACCTGCATCCGGATGCGAAATAATTGCAAAAGTACGTCTCTTTTTAATTTCTGCTTTATAATTGCTCACAGTGTGACCTCCGAAAAATCAAATACATTTTATTTTACCGCAAAAAAAGGAATTTAGCAAGAAAGTTGTTTAAGCACAAGCAGTATTTTTTATTGGGTATACTGAGAAAAAATTTTTTCGATAGGTTAGGCTCAAAATAAGTTTATAAAAGTTCTAAAGTGACAAAATGGAGAAAATTATAAAAGAAAAAGAAATTGACTTTTTGAGAGAGGCAGAGTACAATAAATTTAAAGAGATAGCATATGCTAACTTTGGAGGGATGATATGAAATTAAACGAATTACCAATTGGAAAAGAAGCGATTATTAAGGAAGTACAGGGGAAAGGAGCTTTACGGCGTCATATGCTGGATATGGGGTTGACCCCTCATACGCAAGTGAAAATTCAGAAGGTAGCCCCGATGGGAGATCCGATCGAATTGACCTTGCGTGGGTATGAGTTAACTCTTCGAGTGGACGATGCAAAAAATGTCATCGTACAGGAGGTGGGCAAATGATTTTTGCGTTGGCAGGAAATCAAAACTGTGGTAAAACAACTTTATTTAATCAGCTGACAGGCTCTAACCAGCATGTCGGAAATTTTCCCGGAGTTACAGTAGAAGGAAAAGACGGAATTGTTCGTGGGCACAAAGATACGATTGTAGTGGATTTGCCTGGAATTTATTCGCTTTCTCCGTATACCAGTGAAGAAATTGTAACCCGGGATTTTTTATTGAAACAGCATCCGGATGGAATCATTAATATTGTAGATGCAACCAATATTGAGAGAAATCTTTATTTGACTCTACAGCTTCTGGAATTGCAGATTCCCATGGTTGTATGTCTCAATATGATGGATGAGGTACGTGCAAACGGTGGGACCATTCATATTCAGACGCTGAGCAAAGAACTAGGAGTTCCGGTGATTCCGATTGTAGCGAGTAAGAATGAAGGAATTGAAGAAGTTGTCGATACGGCGCTGGAAGTTGCGCAGAAAAAGCAGCGCCCGACTCGGATTGATTTTTGTTCCGGAGCAGTTCACCGTGCAATTCATGCAGTTGCGCATTTGGTAGAAGATCATGCGCAGAGAATCCATGTGCCGCCTCGCTTTGCAGCTGTTAAGCTGATCGAGGGTGACGATCCGATGATGAACTCCTTGCAGCTTTCGGATAACGAAAAAGACATGGTCGGGCATTCTGTTACTGAGATGGAGCGCGAAGTTCATACGGACCGCGAAGCTGCGCTTGCCGATATGCGGTACACTTTTATCGAAAATCTTTGTAAAGATGCAGTGGTCAAACCTCATGAAAGCAAAGAACATAAGCGCAGCGTTAGAATTGATGCGGTATTAACGAATAAATATGGGGCGATTCCGATCTTTCTTGGAATCATGGCCTTGATTTTTTATCTGACTTTTGGCGTGATTGGGGCTTTTTTGAGCAATGCGCTTAGTAACGGAATTGATGCACTTTCCGGTGCGGTCGGGAATGCATTGACCGCTTATGGGCTGAATCCGGTGATTCGTTCCTTGGTTATCAACGGCGTTTTTGCCGGGGTTGGAAGCGTTTTAAGCTTTCTTCCGACGATTGTGGTACTGTTTTTCTTTCTCTCGATTCTGGAAGACAGCGGATATATGGCGCGGGTAGCGTTCGTTATGGATAAGCTTTTGAGAAAAATCGGACTTTCAGGCAGAAGCTTCGTACCGATGCTGATCGGCTTTGGATGTTCGGTTCCTGCCATCATGGCGACCAGAACCCTTTCGAGTGAACGCGACCGCAAGATGACCATTCTGCTGACCCCGTTTATGAGCTGCAGTGCAAAACTGCCGATCTATTCGATGTTTACAATGGCGTTTTTCCCGAAGAATGGGGCGCTTGTGATGATTTGTCTCTACATAGGCGGAATCATAATGGGCATTCTCAGCGCGCTTCTTTTTAAGGGGACACTGTTTCATGGAGAACCGGTGCCGTTTGTAATGGAATTGCCAAACTATCGGATGCCCAGTGCAAAGAGTGTCTGCCTTTTGATGTGGGATAAAGCGAAAGACTTTTTGCAGCGTGCATTCACTGTAATTTTTCTGGCAACCATTATTATCTGGTTCCTGCAAAACTTTGATACGCGCTTAAATGTCGTAGCAGATAGTACGCAGAGTCTTCTTGCCATGGTCGGAAGATTTATTTCGCCGATATTTGCACCAATGGGATTTGGAGATTGGCGCGCTGCGACGGCTTTGGTTGCCGGATTTACTGCAAAAGAAGCAGTGGTCAGTACTTTCGCAGTCCTTACCGGAGCCAGCAGTGCCATGCTTCCACAGGCTCTTGCTCAAATCTTTACACCACTTTCGGCTGCTGCATTTTTAGCTTTTACATTGCTTTATACGCCTTGTATTGCTGCAATCAATGCAGTTAAGCACGAGATGCATTCCACAACTTCTGCGGTTTCCGTGGTACTTTACCAGTGTGGTGTGGCATGGCTTGCTTCTTTTGTCATTTATCAAATCGGAAATCTGATTTTTTAAAGGAAGATTTTTATGAATCTAATTGATTATTTAGTACTTTTACTAATCTTAATTCTGATCGTTTTGGCGGTGCGCTATTGTCACCGTCACCCGGGATGCAATGGAGACTGTACGAATTGTCCTTATTGCACGAATGGTTCCTGTGAAGTAAAAAAAACAAAAAAGAAAAAGCCATAACCACAACAGCATATATAGAATATAGAAATATAGAAAAAGAACTCATTCAAAGCCGGAAAGCTAAGAATGAGTTCTTTTCAAATCGGGTGGGAAGAAGGATTTTCACCCGGTTCTTAATAGCTTTTTAGTGCCTTTTGGAGCGTGTCGTTGATAATTTTTAGGGTCTTGATTCGGGCGTAATATTTGTCGTTTGATTCGATAATATGCCAGGGCGCAAACTGAGTGTTGGTATATTTCAGCATATCATTGACAGCTTCTTCATATAGCGGCCATTTTTCCCGATTCCGCCAGTCTTCATCTGTAATTTTCCATTGCTTTGAGGGCGTGTTTTGCCGTTTTTCAAAGCGACGCAGTTGTTCATCTTGATCAATTTGCAGCCAAAATTTTAAAATGACGGCCCCCCAATTATGAAGTTGCTTTTCAAATTCATTGATCTCTCGATAGGCACGGTGCCAGTCTCCTTCGGAACAAAAGCCTTCAATGCGCTCCACCATAACTCTTCCATACCAGGTACGGTCAAAAATAGCGATGTGGCCTTCTTTGGGAATCTTTTTCCAGAACCTCCATAAATAATGGCGGGAGATTTCTTCGTGATTGGGTGCTGCGATTGGAACCACTTCATATCCACGGGGATCAAGTGCTGCAGAAACTCTGCGGATATTTCCGCCCTTTCCCGCGGCATCCCAACCTTCATAGGCAATTATGACAGGCATTTTTTTAAGGTAAAGAACATTATGAAGATGTGAAAGTCTTTTTTGCTCTGCTTTTAATTCTTCCTGATATTTTTGAGAAGACAGTGACTTATCCAGAGAAACGTCGCTTAGCTTTTGAATTTCTAGAATTGGAAAGTTTCCGGGATCGATAACAGCAGAAGGTGCTGCCGGATGTTTTTCCTGTTCTGCTTTTTTCTGTAGGGCTTTATGAATTTCATCATTTACAGTGCGCAAAACTTCCAGCGTACAGAGACGGTGATCCATCCCGGAAATTACATGCCACGGCGCATAGTCGGTATCAGTCGCTTCGAGCATCTCGTCGAAGATCTGATAGTATTTATCATATTGGCGGTTCCTGCGCCAATCTGTTGAAGTGACTCGCCATTCTGTATCTTTGTCGCTGTCCAGCTTTTGAAAGCGCTCTTTTTGTTCTTTTGCGCTAATGTGCAGGAAAAATTTTAAAATAAGATAACCATTATTGGTAAGATTTCGTTCGAAAGCATTAATTTCTTCGATTCGCTGCAAGTTGGTTCGGTCGTCGATTTCATCTTCCAAACGTCCTGTGGAAACTTCCATATACCAGCTGCGGTCGAAAATCATCATTTGCGAAGCTTCCGGAAGTTCCATAAAATGTCGCCGCAGAATCGGATACCGCTTTTCTTCTGCCGTGGCAGGTACGGTGGAAACTACTTGAAACCATCGCGGATCAAAATTCTTGATGAGTTCTCCGATAACACGTCCTTTTCCAGCGGCTCCCCAGCCCTCAAACAGGATAATTACCGGAAGTTTTTCTTTTTTTAAGGGCGATTCTAATGAAAAAAGAGCCTCTTTAATTGGTGCAATTTGTTTTTTATAAGCTTCTTTTTCAATTTGTTCCTTCAAATTTACATTTTCCAGCATTTTTATCTCACCTTCTGGGAATCATTTTGGCTTTAGTATACACGTTTTTTATAAAAACACAATAAAATATGAGAAAAGTTTACAAAGCTTTTCAGAAAAAGAATTCGTCTTTTCTTCGAAAAAGAACTGTGATATAATAAAACGGATATTATGGAATGGAGGCGGAACATGTGGTGATTCTGGGCATCGATCCCGGTTATGCAATTGTTGGCTACGGTGTTCTGCGGGCCGAAAGAGGACGCTATATCCCATTGGAACACGGAGCAATCACCACCAAAGCAGGAACTCCATTCGGACGCCGCCTACAGATTATCTACCATTCTTTGATGGTCATTCTGGAAAAATGGCATCCTGAGGCGGTCGCACTAGAGAAACTCTATTTTCAAAATAACAAGACAACCGCAATCGGAGTTGCGCAGGCGCGCGGTGTAATTTTACTTGCCTGCGAAGAAATGAAAGTGCCGGTTTACGAATATACACCTATGCAGATTAAAATGGCAGTCACCGGATTTGGGGGTGCAAAAAAGCCGCAGGTCATGGAGATGACAAGGCGTCTTTTGTGTCTAAAAGAGGTGCCGAAGCCCGATGATACGGCCGATGCACTTGCGATGGCGATTACCCACGGACAAGCGGCAGGCAGTGCGCTTAAGAGACAAATGCTCAAGCCATTTCGATCCTGAATAGAGTAAAATAAAATTGTGGAGGGAAGCCTCGTGTTTTATAGTTTAAACGGAACTTTAATTCATATAGAGCCGGGAATGGCCGTAATTGAATGCGGAGGAGTCGGCTTTGAATGTCGTACTACCCGGAACACAGAGTCTGTTTTACCTAAAATTGGGGAAAAAGCAACGCTCTATACTCATTTAAATGTTCGTGAAGATGCGCTGACCCTTTTTGGTTTTGCTACACAGGCAGAACTCAGCTGTTTCCGCATGCTTACAACGATCACCGGAGTAGGTCCAAAAGCGGGACTTGCAATTCTTTCGGTGCTGACACCGCAGCAGGTCGCAATGGCTGCTGCAACGGGAGATAGTAAAGCATTTACAAGAGCGAGCGGCGTTGGGCCAAAATTGGGACAGAGAATCGTTTTGGAATTAAAGGATAAAGTGAAAGACTTAGCGGCAAAAGATGAAAAATTTGTGCCGGATATGGGAATTCCAAGTGCTGCCGGAAACGCTGAAGCGGCGGTCAATGCGCTGACTGTCCTGGGGTATACACCCAGCGAAGCTGCTTCTGTAGTCGGAAAATTTGACAGTCAGCTTCCGGTAGAGGAACTGATCCGCCTTTCCCTCAAGTCGATGGGATCAAATCTAAAATAATTGAAAGATAAAGACTAAAAAAAGAAGGGAGGGCAGTTCTATGGAATATCAGGAAGATGATTTTGATCTGGAAAATCGTATGGTTGCTCCGGAATATAATCCGGAAGATGCAGAGGTGGAAAATCCGCTGCGCCCGAAATGTCTAAGTGATTATATTGGGCAGGAGAAGGTTAAGGAAAATTTATCAATTTTTATCGAGGCTGCAAAGCAGCGGAAAGAAAGTCTTGACCACGTCTTGCTTTATGGCCCGCCGGGACTCGGCAAAACAACACTTGCGGGGATTATTGCAAATGAATTGGGCGTCAATCTGCGCATTACGAGTGGCCCTGCTATCGAGAAACCCGGTGATTTAGCAGCTATTTTGACGAATCTCAATCCTGGAGATGTGCTGTTTATTGATGAGGTGCATCGCCTTCCGCGAACGGTGGAGGAAATCCTTTACCCTGCGATGGAGGATTATGCGATCGATATTATTACCGGTAAGGGACAGATGGCGGCAAGTTATCATCTGCCGCTGCCTAAGTTTACACTAGTTGGTGCAACGACCCGTGCGGGGCAATTAAGTGCGCCTTTACGAGACCGCTTTGGAGTCGTGCTGCGCCTGGAACTTTATTCTCCGCAGGAGCTTGCCAAAATTGTGGAGCGCAGCGCAGGAATCCTGGGGATTAAAATTGAGGCGGACGGCGCTTTGGAGATTGCCTCCCGCAGCCGTGGAACGCCGCGAATTGCTAATCGCATGCTTAAACGAGTGAGAGATTTTGCACAGATGATGACAAACGGCGTGATCACCTATGAATCCGCCAAGCTTGGACTGGATCGGATGGAAGTGGATGAAATTGGCCTGGATGCCAATGACCGCCGTATGCTTCGTACCATGATCGAGTATTATAATGGTGGGCCCGTTGGGTTGGATACGTTGGCGGCGGCCATCGGAGAAGAAGCGATTACATTGGAGGATGTTTATGAGCCTTATTTGATGCAGATCGGCTTTTTGGCAAGGACGCCTAGGGGAAGAGTGGCGACAAAAGCTGCTTATCTGCACCTTGGAATTACGCCGCCGGAATCAGATACCGACGATAACCAACAAAAATTATTTTGAATTTTCTGCTTTTCATGCTTAAAATATAGAATCAAGAACGGAGTGTAAAGAAACAATGGGAAGATTATTTGGAACAGATGGTGTGCGCGGGGTCGCGAATAGCGAATTGACTTGCGAAATGGCGCTTCAAATTGGGCGCGCTGCAGCAATGGTACTGACCGACAGCACACACCGCCATCCCAAAATTTTGATCGGCAAGGATACCCGCCGGTCTTCCGATATGCTGGAAGCGGCAATGACCGCAGGACTCTGCAGTGTGGGGGCCAACGTGGTTCAGCTTGGTGTTGTGCCGACTCCGGCGGTGGCATTTCTCGTTGGAAAATATAAGGCGGACGCTGGCGTGATGCTAACCGCCAGCCATAATCCCTGTGAGTTTAATGGCATTAAAATCTTTTCCGGTGACGGCTATAAACTGCCCGATGCGCTGGAAGAGCAGATCGAAGCGATTGTTCTCGACAAGGCTCAGACACCGCCTACGCCGATTCGTGGCAATGTTGGCTGTGTTTCAACTGCCCCAAATGTAGTCAGAGATTATGTGGATCATATTAAAAGTGCAGTCCCGTTTTCTCTTGATGGTATGAAAATTGCGATCGACTGCGCCAATGGGGCTGCTTCCCGTACAGCAGAGCTGCTCTTCACAGAGCTCGGTGCAGAATGCCATATGCTGTCTAATCATCCGGATGGGGTCAATGTAAACGACAACTGCGGCTCTACCCATATGGAAAATTTGATGCTGTATGTGAAAGAACACCAGCTGGATGCCGGGGTGGCCTTTGATGGAGATGCTGATCGGTGCTTGGCGGTCGATGATAAAGGACAGCTGGTGGACGGCGATTTTGTCATGGCTATTTGCGGCGCCGATATGAAATCCCGCGGCAAATTAAACCGTGATACGATTGTCGGTACCATTATGACGAATATGGGATTTAAGCGCTTTTGTGAGGAAAACGGGATGCACTTTTGTTCCACGAAGGTCGGAGATCGCTATGTACTGGAAGAAATGCAGCAGGAAGGCTATAATTTTGGCGGCGAGCAAAGCGGCCATGTGATCTTCCTTGATTTTGCTACTACCGGAGACGGTCAGCTGACCGCTACACAGCTTTTGTCGCTTGTTAGGCGCCGCGACGCAAAGCTTAGTTCCCTTGCAACTTTGATGACTCGTTATCCGCAGGTAATGGTCAACGTAGAGGTTGCAGCGGAAGGAAAACTGCGCTTTTATACCGACAATGAGGTCAAAGAAGCGATCGAAGCCGCAAAAAAGAAGCTGGGAAATGCCGGACGGGTCGTGGTTCGGCCTTCCGGGACAGAGCCGCTTCTGCGCGTGATGATTGAAGGAGAAGATCCTTCCTATATTGAAGCACTCGCCAATTCCGTCGCAGATGTGATTCGGGAGCGGTTGAGCTGATGCGCGCGTCACAGTGGCAGGATTATGAACTGCTGGATACTTCCGGCGGAGAACGACTGGAACGTTGGGGCGATGTGCTTTTGATTCGGCCGGATCCACAGATTATTTGGAATACGCCGAAAAAAGATCCTCGATGGAAACAAGCGGCGGCGCGATATGTGCGTTCTTCTTCCGGCGGTGGGCACTGGGAAACTTTTCATAAGGTTCCGGCTGTTTGGAGTATCCGTCGAAATGAGCTTACTTTCCGACTCAAAATGATGGGCTTTAAGCATACGGGAATTTTTCCGGAGCAGGCGGTCAACTGGGATTTTGCCGCGGAAAAGATCAAAAATGCGGGACGCCCGATTAAAGTGCTCAACTTGTTCGGCTATACCGGTGCCGCGACCCTCGCTTGTATGCAGGCGGGCGCTACGGTCACACATGTAGACGCAAGCCGCGGCATGGTTCAGTGGGCAAAGGAAAATGCAGCAGCAAGTGGGCTTGCAGATAAACCGGTTCGCTGGCTCGTTGATGATTGTACGAAGTTTGTGGAGCGGGAAGAAAGACGCGGACATCACTATGATGGAATCATTATGGACCCGCCTTCTTATGGCCGAGGACCGGGGGGAGAAGTTTGGAAATTGGAAGAACAGCTTTATCCTCTCGTTTTGCAGTGCTTACCGATTTTAAGCGAAAAGCCGCTGTTTTTCCTGCTGAATTCTTATACGTCAGGGCTTTCTCCGGCGGTGATGCAGTATCTGCTCGGTGTTCTGATGAAACCAAGATTCGGCGGACAAGTTTCTGCTGATGAGATTGGTCTTCGGGTCACATCGACCGGAATGGTTTTGCCCTGCGGCAGTACGGCGATTTGGGAATCTTAATAAAATAAATACAATACTGTAATGTAACCCTTTTGGGGTATGTATACAAGGAGAGTTTTATGAGCTTTATCACAGTAGACAATGTCCGCTTTTCCTATGGAGAAGAGGCAGGTGAGCCCGAGGTACTCAAAGGGATTTCCCTTTCTGTGGAACGTGGTGAGTTTTTAGCGCTTTTGGGGCATAACGGTTCCGGGAAAAGCACGATGGCAAAGCTTTTTAATGCAATGCTGCTGCCTCTTTCCGGTACTGTGACCGTAGATGGCATGGATACCAGAGAGGACGATAAAAAATTTGAGATTCGTCGCAAAGTAGGCCTTGTTCAGCAGAATCCGGACAACCAGTTGGTTGCATCGATTGTAGAAGAAGATGTAGCATTTGGACCGGAAAATTTAGGACTTCCTCCGAAAGTGATTCGTGAGCGCGTGGATCGTGCGCTCAAAGCGGTAGAAATGTACGATTATCGTACGCATGCGCCGTATAAGCTTTCCGGTGGACAGAAACAGCGAGTCGCGATTGCTGGAATCATTGCAATGGAGCCGGATTGTATTGTATTGGACGAGCCTACTGCTATGCTGGACCCCCGCGGTCGGCAGGAAGTCATGGATACCATTCATAAGCTGAATGAAGAAGATGGGATTACCATTATTCTCATTACGCATTATATGGATGAAGCGGTGCAGGCCGGTCGTGTGATCGTGATGGACAGCGGTGAGGTCTTGACGGAAGGTACGCCGGAACAGGTTTTTTCACAAGTAGAACTTTTAAAAAAACATCGGCTCGATGTACCGCAGGCTACCGAATTAAACTTTCGGCTGCGCGGAGCGGGCTGCCCGATGCCGAAGTGTGCTCTTTCGATTGAAGATTGTGTGGCGGCCATTGAACCGCTGCTCAAAAAGAAAAAGGAGGCTCTCTGATGGCATTACTGGAAGTGAAAAATCTTTCTGTGGTTTATGGCAAAGGAACTCCTTTTGAAAAAGCTGCTGTGCAGAATGTGAACTTTTCGATTGAGGCCGGCGAATTTATCGGAGTGATCGGACACACCGGCAGCGGAAAAAGTACGCTGATTCAGACTTTGAATGGGTTAATCAAGCCAACGGACGGACAGGTTTTGCTGGAAGACCGTGATATCTGGGCAGAACCCAAAAAGATTCGCGCTGTGCGGTTTAAAGTTGGGATGGTGTTTCAATATCCGGAAAATCAGCTGTTTGAAGAAACGGTACTCAAAGATATCAGCTTTGGTCCTGGAAATATGGGCTTGACAGCTGGAGAAATTGAAACGCGTGCACGCAATGCCGCAAAATTTGTCGGTCTTCCGGATGCACTTTTGGAGAAGAGCCCCTTTGAACTTTCCGGAGGTGAAAAACGTCGGGTTGCAATCGCTGGTGTGATTGCTATGGACCCCGATGTTTTGATTTTGGATGAACCAACGGCGGGATTGGATCCCGCTGGCAGAGATGTGCTTTTGAGTCAGCTTTTAAGCTATCATGCACAGCGCCATAATACAATTCTGCTTGTTTCTCATAGTATGGAAGATGTGGCACGGGTTGCCGACCGGGTTCTCGTCATGAACGATTCTCATTTGGAAATGTTGGATAAAACAGCTAATGTTTTTGCGCAGGATCAACGGTTGGAACAAATTGGACTAAAGGTGCCGCAGATTACGAAGATTATGTCGATTCTCAAATCCGACGGATATCCGGTAGAGACTGTTTTAACAATGGAGCAGGCAGTTACTCAGCTCCTTTCTTTGGTCAATAAAGGAGGTGCTGCCGTATGATGCGTGATATTACATTGGGACAGTATTTCCCGGGAAAATCACCAGTTCATAAACTGGATCCCCGCATTAAGATCGTTTTGACGATTGCTCTGATCGTTTATGTCTTTCTGGCACGCAATTTTGTGTCGCTTGGATTTTTGGTAGCAACGGTCTTTATTGTTCTTCTGATGTCCGGTGTGCCGCTGAAACTCTATTTTAAGAGCATCAAAGGCGTGATTTTTATTGTGATTTTTACTTCGATTCTGAATCTTTTCTATGGAACCGGAGAACCTTTG
This genomic window from Caproicibacterium sp. BJN0003 contains:
- a CDS encoding energy-coupling factor transporter ATPase, whose protein sequence is MSFITVDNVRFSYGEEAGEPEVLKGISLSVERGEFLALLGHNGSGKSTMAKLFNAMLLPLSGTVTVDGMDTREDDKKFEIRRKVGLVQQNPDNQLVASIVEEDVAFGPENLGLPPKVIRERVDRALKAVEMYDYRTHAPYKLSGGQKQRVAIAGIIAMEPDCIVLDEPTAMLDPRGRQEVMDTIHKLNEEDGITIILITHYMDEAVQAGRVIVMDSGEVLTEGTPEQVFSQVELLKKHRLDVPQATELNFRLRGAGCPMPKCALSIEDCVAAIEPLLKKKKEAL
- a CDS encoding class I SAM-dependent methyltransferase: MRASQWQDYELLDTSGGERLERWGDVLLIRPDPQIIWNTPKKDPRWKQAAARYVRSSSGGGHWETFHKVPAVWSIRRNELTFRLKMMGFKHTGIFPEQAVNWDFAAEKIKNAGRPIKVLNLFGYTGAATLACMQAGATVTHVDASRGMVQWAKENAAASGLADKPVRWLVDDCTKFVEREERRGHHYDGIIMDPPSYGRGPGGEVWKLEEQLYPLVLQCLPILSEKPLFFLLNSYTSGLSPAVMQYLLGVLMKPRFGGQVSADEIGLRVTSTGMVLPCGSTAIWES
- the ruvB gene encoding Holliday junction branch migration DNA helicase RuvB, whose translation is MVAPEYNPEDAEVENPLRPKCLSDYIGQEKVKENLSIFIEAAKQRKESLDHVLLYGPPGLGKTTLAGIIANELGVNLRITSGPAIEKPGDLAAILTNLNPGDVLFIDEVHRLPRTVEEILYPAMEDYAIDIITGKGQMAASYHLPLPKFTLVGATTRAGQLSAPLRDRFGVVLRLELYSPQELAKIVERSAGILGIKIEADGALEIASRSRGTPRIANRMLKRVRDFAQMMTNGVITYESAKLGLDRMEVDEIGLDANDRRMLRTMIEYYNGGPVGLDTLAAAIGEEAITLEDVYEPYLMQIGFLARTPRGRVATKAAYLHLGITPPESDTDDNQQKLF
- the glmM gene encoding phosphoglucosamine mutase; the encoded protein is MGRLFGTDGVRGVANSELTCEMALQIGRAAAMVLTDSTHRHPKILIGKDTRRSSDMLEAAMTAGLCSVGANVVQLGVVPTPAVAFLVGKYKADAGVMLTASHNPCEFNGIKIFSGDGYKLPDALEEQIEAIVLDKAQTPPTPIRGNVGCVSTAPNVVRDYVDHIKSAVPFSLDGMKIAIDCANGAASRTAELLFTELGAECHMLSNHPDGVNVNDNCGSTHMENLMLYVKEHQLDAGVAFDGDADRCLAVDDKGQLVDGDFVMAICGADMKSRGKLNRDTIVGTIMTNMGFKRFCEENGMHFCSTKVGDRYVLEEMQQEGYNFGGEQSGHVIFLDFATTGDGQLTATQLLSLVRRRDAKLSSLATLMTRYPQVMVNVEVAAEGKLRFYTDNEVKEAIEAAKKKLGNAGRVVVRPSGTEPLLRVMIEGEDPSYIEALANSVADVIRERLS
- the ruvA gene encoding Holliday junction branch migration protein RuvA: MFYSLNGTLIHIEPGMAVIECGGVGFECRTTRNTESVLPKIGEKATLYTHLNVREDALTLFGFATQAELSCFRMLTTITGVGPKAGLAILSVLTPQQVAMAAATGDSKAFTRASGVGPKLGQRIVLELKDKVKDLAAKDEKFVPDMGIPSAAGNAEAAVNALTVLGYTPSEAASVVGKFDSQLPVEELIRLSLKSMGSNLK
- a CDS encoding energy-coupling factor transporter ATPase, which produces MALLEVKNLSVVYGKGTPFEKAAVQNVNFSIEAGEFIGVIGHTGSGKSTLIQTLNGLIKPTDGQVLLEDRDIWAEPKKIRAVRFKVGMVFQYPENQLFEETVLKDISFGPGNMGLTAGEIETRARNAAKFVGLPDALLEKSPFELSGGEKRRVAIAGVIAMDPDVLILDEPTAGLDPAGRDVLLSQLLSYHAQRHNTILLVSHSMEDVARVADRVLVMNDSHLEMLDKTANVFAQDQRLEQIGLKVPQITKIMSILKSDGYPVETVLTMEQAVTQLLSLVNKGGAAV